A part of Anaeromyxobacter diazotrophicus genomic DNA contains:
- the aroQ gene encoding type II 3-dehydroquinate dehydratase: MILLVNGPNLNLLGEREPEIYGSDTLDDVERSVRETCAGYGLEVAAFQSNSEGAILDFLQEHRREAQGVILNPGALTHTSRALPDCLRALPCPTIEVHISNIHAREPWRHESFVAPAAAGQIVGLGVAGYHYAALHLCALLAAHAARKPAARHAPTAPPGAAAGGEPELEPAEAVPVDANARGDYEP; encoded by the coding sequence ATGATCCTGCTCGTGAACGGCCCCAACCTGAACCTGCTCGGCGAGCGCGAGCCGGAGATCTACGGGAGCGACACGCTCGACGACGTGGAGCGCTCGGTGCGCGAGACCTGCGCCGGCTACGGACTGGAGGTCGCCGCGTTCCAGTCGAACTCCGAGGGCGCCATCCTCGACTTCCTGCAGGAGCACCGGCGCGAGGCGCAGGGCGTCATCCTCAACCCCGGCGCGCTCACGCACACGAGCCGCGCGCTCCCCGACTGCCTGCGCGCGCTGCCCTGCCCGACCATCGAGGTGCACATCTCCAACATCCACGCCCGGGAGCCGTGGCGGCACGAGAGCTTCGTGGCGCCGGCCGCGGCGGGGCAGATCGTCGGGCTGGGGGTGGCGGGCTACCACTACGCCGCCCTGCACCTGTGCGCGCTCCTGGCGGCGCACGCCGCGCGCAAGCCGGCCGCCCGCCACGCGCCGACGGCGCCCCCCGGGGCGGCGGCGGGCGGCGAGCCGGAGCTCGAGCCGGCCGAGGCGGTGCCGGTCGACGCGAACGCCCGGGGCGACTACGAGCCGTAG
- a CDS encoding 3-dehydroquinate synthase → MKPALVLDARQEGHACEVRVGGGVPARLAELAAGHDRVALVTCARVRRTPFARRAERALAGSGKLALAHVLPDGERGKTLAELERAATRLLRAGATRRTLVVALGGGAVTDAAGFLAATFMRGVPWVAVPTTLLAMVDAALGGKTAVNLPLAKNAVGAFHPPRAVLADPVALATLPARELASGMGEVVKYAALDPALLPEVRAAARAGRAGQALVAACARYKLQVVARDPREQAERKLLNLGHTFGHGVEAAGGFSRYTHGEAVAVGLAFAFRLARAMGRVDAAAVAEVGDLLDRAGLPRRVPPTVARRAARLMSYDKKRTAAGLRWVLPRARGNAWVVEWDVAAPDGAVAAAVAEIGEAP, encoded by the coding sequence GTGAAGCCGGCCCTGGTCCTCGACGCACGGCAGGAGGGGCACGCCTGCGAGGTGCGGGTCGGCGGCGGCGTGCCGGCCCGGCTCGCGGAGCTGGCGGCCGGGCACGACCGGGTGGCGCTCGTCACCTGCGCCCGGGTCCGCCGCACGCCGTTCGCCCGCCGGGCGGAGCGGGCGCTCGCGGGGAGCGGCAAGCTCGCGCTGGCGCACGTGCTGCCCGACGGCGAGCGGGGCAAGACGCTCGCCGAGCTGGAGCGGGCGGCGACGCGGCTCCTCCGCGCCGGCGCGACCCGCCGCACGCTGGTGGTGGCGCTGGGCGGCGGGGCGGTCACCGACGCCGCCGGCTTCCTCGCCGCCACCTTCATGCGCGGCGTGCCGTGGGTCGCGGTGCCGACCACCCTGCTCGCCATGGTGGACGCCGCGCTGGGCGGCAAGACCGCCGTGAACCTGCCCCTGGCCAAGAACGCGGTGGGCGCCTTCCACCCGCCGCGGGCGGTGCTGGCCGATCCGGTGGCGCTCGCGACGCTGCCCGCGCGCGAGCTGGCGAGCGGCATGGGCGAGGTGGTGAAGTACGCCGCGCTCGACCCGGCGCTCCTGCCCGAGGTGCGCGCGGCCGCCCGCGCCGGCCGGGCCGGCCAGGCGCTCGTCGCGGCCTGCGCCCGCTACAAGCTCCAGGTGGTGGCGCGCGACCCGCGCGAGCAGGCCGAGCGCAAGCTCCTCAACCTGGGCCACACCTTCGGCCACGGGGTGGAGGCGGCGGGCGGCTTCTCGCGCTACACCCACGGCGAGGCGGTGGCGGTGGGGCTCGCCTTCGCCTTCCGGCTGGCGCGCGCGATGGGCCGCGTCGACGCGGCGGCGGTGGCGGAGGTCGGGGACCTGCTCGACCGCGCCGGCCTGCCGCGGCGGGTGCCACCCACCGTCGCCCGCCGCGCGGCCCGCCTCATGAGCTATGACAAGAAGCGGACGGCGGCCGGGCTGCGCTGGGTCCTGCCGCGCGCCCGCGGCAACGCGTGGGTGGTGGAGTGGGACGTCGCCGCGCCGGACGGCGCGGTGGCGGCGGCGGTCGCTGAGATCGGAGAGGCGCCATGA
- a CDS encoding shikimate kinase, with protein sequence MPRASADARPVALTGMMAAGKSTVAAHLGRLLRRPVVSTDAEVERRAGKPIARIFAEEGEPAFRALEREVLAGLAGPAVVDLGGGAFCDAETQARLLETATVVFLDVSAAEAARRLGGGEGRPLAKRWEELLAARLPLYRRAHHTLRVDGLAAEAVARRIAELLAAAPSAGSSASEVEREAGGAGEDSP encoded by the coding sequence ATGCCGCGCGCGTCCGCTGACGCCCGGCCGGTGGCCCTCACCGGGATGATGGCGGCCGGGAAGTCCACCGTGGCGGCGCACCTGGGCCGGCTCCTCCGCCGCCCGGTGGTCTCCACCGACGCCGAGGTGGAGCGCCGCGCCGGCAAGCCCATCGCCCGCATCTTCGCCGAGGAGGGCGAGCCGGCGTTCCGCGCGCTGGAGCGCGAGGTGCTGGCGGGCCTCGCGGGCCCGGCGGTGGTGGACCTCGGCGGCGGCGCCTTCTGCGACGCCGAGACGCAGGCGCGGCTGCTCGAGACGGCGACGGTGGTCTTCCTCGACGTGTCGGCGGCCGAGGCGGCCCGGCGGCTGGGCGGCGGCGAGGGCCGGCCGCTCGCGAAGCGCTGGGAAGAGCTCCTCGCGGCCCGCCTGCCGCTCTACCGGCGGGCGCACCACACGCTGCGGGTGGACGGGCTCGCCGCGGAGGCGGTGGCGCGGCGCATCGCCGAGCTCCTGGCCGCGGCCCCCTCGGCTGGCTCGTCGGCCTCGGAGGTGGAGCGGGAGGCCGGTGGGGCCGGAGAGGACTCGCCGTGA
- the aroC gene encoding chorismate synthase, whose protein sequence is MSLRYLTAGESHGPALCAIAEGFPAGLQVDFGAVNDELARRQRGYGRGGRQQIERDEAQFLSGLRGGETLGSPIAVVVWNKDHQSWKELVSPYARGGRKFTQVRPGHADLPGALKYGFDDARDALERASARSTAATVALGALARQLLLRFGVRVSSRVTAIGERERKVGLPPDAAARAAILASDLGVDDEAVAAEWRALIDAEKARGGSIGGAFEVYAEGLPTGLGSYVHPDRRLDARLAGALCGIPAIRAAEIGEGTRVELRGDAFHDAIHHDAARGFYRDTNRAGGLEAGVTNGAPLVVRGYMKPIPTMTKGLATVDLASRQATTAKYERSDVCAVPAAAVVGEAVVAWTLADALLEKFGGDRVGDIEQAIEAYAARVR, encoded by the coding sequence ATGAGCCTCCGCTACCTCACCGCAGGTGAATCCCACGGCCCCGCCCTGTGCGCCATCGCCGAGGGGTTCCCGGCCGGCCTCCAGGTCGACTTCGGCGCCGTGAACGACGAGCTGGCGCGCCGGCAGCGCGGCTACGGCCGCGGCGGCCGCCAGCAGATCGAGCGCGACGAGGCGCAGTTCCTCTCCGGCCTGCGCGGCGGCGAGACGCTCGGCTCGCCCATCGCGGTGGTGGTGTGGAACAAGGACCACCAGAGCTGGAAGGAGCTCGTCTCGCCCTACGCGCGCGGCGGGCGCAAGTTCACCCAGGTGCGCCCCGGTCACGCCGACCTGCCCGGCGCGCTCAAGTACGGCTTCGACGACGCGCGCGACGCCCTCGAGCGCGCCAGCGCCCGCAGCACGGCCGCGACCGTGGCGCTGGGCGCCCTGGCGCGGCAGCTCCTCCTGCGCTTCGGCGTGCGGGTGTCGAGCCGGGTCACCGCCATCGGCGAGCGCGAGCGCAAGGTCGGGCTGCCGCCGGACGCGGCGGCGCGGGCGGCCATCCTCGCCTCGGACCTCGGCGTGGACGACGAGGCGGTGGCGGCCGAGTGGCGCGCCCTCATCGACGCGGAGAAGGCGCGCGGCGGCTCCATCGGCGGCGCCTTCGAGGTCTACGCCGAGGGGCTCCCCACCGGGCTCGGCAGCTACGTGCACCCGGACCGCCGGCTCGACGCGCGCCTCGCCGGCGCGCTCTGCGGCATCCCCGCCATCCGCGCCGCCGAGATCGGCGAGGGGACGCGGGTCGAGCTGCGCGGCGACGCCTTCCACGACGCCATCCACCACGACGCGGCGCGCGGCTTCTACCGCGACACCAACCGCGCCGGGGGCCTCGAGGCCGGGGTGACGAACGGCGCGCCGCTGGTGGTGCGCGGCTACATGAAGCCCATCCCCACCATGACGAAGGGGCTCGCCACGGTGGACCTGGCGAGCCGCCAGGCGACCACCGCCAAGTACGAGCGGAGCGACGTGTGCGCGGTCCCGGCCGCGGCGGTGGTCGGCGAGGCGGTGGTGGCGTGGACGCTGGCCGACGCGCTGCTGGAGAAGTTCGGCGGGGACCGGGTGGGCGACATCGAGCAGGCGATCGAGGCCTATGCCGCGCGCGTCCGCTGA
- a CDS encoding shikimate dehydrogenase (NADP+) yields the protein MISGRTQLYGVLGHPVGHSLSPAMHNAAFEALGLDAAYVALPVAPERLPEALAGAHALGFRGLNVTVPHKQRAAELCGALDEVSRLCGAVNTLRRAAEGWEGFNTDAPACRDLAQAAGAGPGQRAVVLGAGGAALAGAWALLALGLEVKLAARRPAAAAGAAARLRAAFPAGPAVGAVPWEAAGGEAARAEVLLQATSVGLAGAAPGALPASPRPGQLAIEFVYGDTAFARAARAAGTALVTGEALLLRQGALAFTLFTGRAAPEPVMARALGAAPRAP from the coding sequence GTGATCTCCGGCCGCACCCAGCTCTACGGCGTGCTCGGCCACCCGGTCGGCCACAGCCTCTCGCCGGCCATGCACAACGCCGCCTTCGAGGCGCTCGGCCTCGACGCGGCCTACGTCGCCTTGCCGGTCGCCCCCGAGCGGCTCCCGGAGGCGCTCGCCGGCGCGCACGCGCTCGGCTTCCGCGGCCTCAACGTCACCGTGCCCCACAAGCAGCGCGCGGCGGAGCTGTGCGGCGCGCTCGACGAGGTCTCCCGGCTGTGCGGGGCGGTGAACACGCTCCGGCGCGCCGCCGAGGGGTGGGAGGGCTTCAACACCGACGCGCCCGCCTGCCGCGACCTGGCGCAGGCGGCGGGCGCCGGCCCGGGCCAGCGGGCGGTGGTGCTGGGGGCGGGCGGCGCCGCGCTGGCGGGCGCCTGGGCGCTCCTCGCGCTCGGCCTCGAGGTGAAGCTCGCCGCGCGCCGGCCGGCGGCGGCGGCCGGGGCGGCGGCGCGGCTCCGGGCCGCGTTCCCCGCCGGGCCGGCGGTGGGCGCGGTGCCCTGGGAGGCGGCCGGCGGCGAGGCGGCGCGCGCCGAGGTCCTGCTCCAGGCCACCTCGGTCGGCCTCGCCGGGGCCGCGCCCGGCGCGCTCCCGGCCTCGCCTCGCCCGGGCCAGCTCGCCATCGAGTTCGTCTACGGCGACACCGCCTTCGCCCGGGCCGCCCGGGCGGCGGGGACGGCGCTCGTCACCGGCGAGGCGCTCCTGCTGCGGCAGGGCGCGCTCGCCTTCACCCTCTTCACCGGCCGGGCCGCCCCGGAGCCGGTCATGGCGCGCGCCCTCGGCGCCGCCCCGCGAGCCCCATGA
- the aroA gene encoding 3-phosphoshikimate 1-carboxyvinyltransferase — protein MICRRRGPLQGAFEVPGDKSVSHRALLFSALATSPSKVRGLLAAEDVGATRRAVEALGAVVRDEGAFVVVEPPERLSEPQDVVDCGNSGTSLRLLCGVLAAVPGLSVLTGDASLRRRPVRRVLDPLRRMGAVLHARDGDRLPPVVVRGAPLRGTRHVLEVASAQVKSALLLAGLFADGPTTVEEPHLSRDHTERMLRGMGVSLAVDGLAVTVTPGRPRGGTVEVPGDISSAAFLLCAAAALPGSRVTARNVGLNPSRTGLLDVLQAMGARVRIEPRADEGEPRGDVTVEAAPLSGTVIEGALVPRLIDELPVVMVMATQARGRTVIRDARELRVKESDRLASMGEALAAAGAKVELFEDGCAIDGPTPLGPVAVRTRLDHRVAMSMAVAQLFADGGEVHLDDVACVATSFPSFFDVLDRLCGGGR, from the coding sequence ATGATCTGCCGGCGGCGGGGACCGCTCCAGGGCGCGTTCGAGGTGCCGGGCGACAAGTCCGTGTCGCATCGCGCGCTCCTCTTCTCGGCCCTCGCCACCTCGCCGTCCAAGGTGCGCGGTCTGCTCGCGGCGGAGGACGTGGGCGCCACCCGCCGCGCCGTCGAGGCGCTCGGCGCGGTGGTGCGCGACGAGGGCGCCTTCGTGGTGGTCGAGCCCCCCGAGCGCCTCTCCGAGCCGCAGGACGTGGTCGACTGCGGCAACTCGGGCACCAGCCTGCGCCTGCTCTGCGGCGTGCTGGCGGCCGTGCCCGGCCTGTCGGTCCTCACCGGCGACGCCAGCCTCCGGCGGCGCCCGGTCCGCCGCGTGCTCGACCCGCTCCGGCGCATGGGCGCGGTGCTGCACGCGCGCGACGGCGACCGGCTGCCGCCGGTGGTGGTGCGCGGCGCGCCGCTGCGCGGGACGCGGCACGTGCTGGAGGTGGCGAGCGCGCAGGTGAAGAGCGCGCTGCTCCTCGCCGGCCTGTTCGCCGACGGCCCCACCACGGTGGAGGAGCCCCACCTCTCGCGCGATCACACCGAGCGCATGCTGCGCGGGATGGGCGTCTCGCTGGCGGTGGACGGCCTCGCGGTGACGGTCACGCCGGGGCGCCCGCGCGGCGGCACGGTGGAGGTGCCGGGCGACATCTCCTCGGCCGCGTTCCTCCTCTGCGCGGCGGCGGCGCTCCCCGGCTCGCGCGTCACCGCGCGCAACGTGGGCCTCAACCCCTCGCGCACCGGCCTCCTCGACGTGCTCCAGGCCATGGGCGCGCGGGTGCGGATCGAGCCCCGGGCCGACGAGGGCGAGCCGCGCGGCGACGTGACCGTCGAGGCGGCGCCGCTCTCGGGCACGGTCATCGAGGGCGCGCTCGTGCCGCGCCTCATCGACGAGCTGCCGGTGGTCATGGTGATGGCGACCCAGGCGCGCGGCCGCACCGTCATCCGCGACGCGCGCGAGCTCCGGGTGAAGGAGTCGGACCGGCTCGCGTCCATGGGCGAGGCGCTCGCCGCCGCGGGCGCCAAGGTGGAGCTGTTCGAGGACGGCTGCGCCATCGATGGGCCGACGCCGCTCGGGCCGGTCGCGGTCCGCACCCGCCTCGACCACCGGGTGGCCATGAGCATGGCGGTGGCGCAGCTCTTCGCGGACGGCGGCGAGGTCCACCTCGACGACGTCGCCTGCGTCGCCACCAGCTTCCCCTCCTTCTTCGACGTGCTCGACCGGCTGTGCGGGGGCGGGCGGTGA
- a CDS encoding prephenate dehydrogenase — translation MASPLPHPLGVVGLGLMGASLARAARAADPGLRVVAVEPRPEVRRAALEDGVAQVALAEPGPELASCPVVVLCTPIAAIEALLGPLSRLVGDGAVLTDVGGAKEHLAARAAEQVRPGVAFVGAHPMFGGHGGYGGARADLWRGGRVAVCTDGAPEAVERVAALHAALGAEVIRCRAAEHDAAVAMVSHLPYLVASALAVAAGEAGPLALRLAGPGLKDTTRLAQFPFDIQGEVSRRNARLPEAAERLSRHLGRLLAAVADSPEAARAALEQARAAREALYPPRGEGGT, via the coding sequence ATGGCGTCACCGCTCCCGCACCCGCTCGGCGTCGTCGGCCTCGGGCTCATGGGCGCGTCGCTGGCGCGCGCCGCCCGCGCCGCCGACCCGGGGCTGCGGGTGGTGGCGGTCGAGCCGCGGCCGGAGGTGCGGCGGGCGGCGCTCGAGGACGGCGTGGCCCAGGTCGCGCTGGCCGAGCCCGGGCCCGAGCTGGCGAGCTGCCCGGTGGTCGTGCTCTGCACGCCCATCGCGGCCATCGAGGCGCTGCTCGGGCCGCTCTCGCGGCTCGTCGGCGACGGCGCGGTCCTCACCGACGTCGGCGGCGCCAAGGAGCACCTCGCCGCGCGCGCGGCCGAGCAGGTGCGCCCGGGCGTCGCCTTCGTGGGCGCGCACCCCATGTTCGGCGGCCACGGCGGCTACGGCGGGGCGCGGGCCGACCTGTGGCGCGGGGGCCGCGTCGCCGTCTGCACCGACGGCGCGCCGGAGGCGGTGGAGCGGGTCGCCGCGCTGCACGCGGCGCTCGGCGCGGAGGTGATCCGCTGCCGCGCCGCCGAGCACGACGCCGCGGTGGCGATGGTCTCGCACCTGCCCTACCTGGTGGCGAGCGCGCTGGCGGTGGCGGCCGGCGAGGCGGGGCCGCTGGCGCTCCGGCTGGCCGGGCCGGGCCTCAAGGACACGACGCGCCTCGCGCAGTTCCCGTTCGACATCCAGGGCGAGGTCTCGCGGCGCAACGCGCGGCTGCCGGAGGCGGCCGAGCGGCTCTCGCGGCACCTCGGGCGCCTGCTCGCGGCGGTGGCCGACTCGCCCGAGGCGGCGCGCGCCGCGCTGGAGCAGGCGCGCGCCGCGCGCGAGGCGCTCTACCCGCCGCGCGGCGAGGGGGGGACGTGA
- a CDS encoding histidine triad nucleotide-binding protein, producing MEDCLFCKIAAKQMPAKIVHEDADTLAFEDINPQAPTHVLVIPKKHIPTLNDVAPEDAASMGHLFATAALLARRGGFAERGWRVVVNVNRDAHQLVFHVHLHLLAGRAFHWPPG from the coding sequence ATGGAAGACTGCCTCTTCTGCAAGATCGCCGCGAAGCAGATGCCGGCGAAGATCGTCCACGAGGACGCGGACACGCTCGCCTTCGAGGACATCAACCCGCAGGCGCCGACGCACGTGCTCGTCATCCCGAAGAAGCACATCCCGACGCTCAACGACGTCGCGCCGGAGGACGCCGCCAGCATGGGCCACCTCTTCGCGACCGCCGCGCTGCTCGCCCGGCGGGGCGGCTTCGCCGAGCGGGGCTGGCGGGTGGTGGTGAACGTCAACCGCGACGCGCACCAGCTCGTGTTCCACGTGCACCTCCACCTCCTGGCGGGGCGCGCGTTCCACTGGCCGCCGGGCTGA
- the dtd gene encoding D-aminoacyl-tRNA deacylase, with product MRAVVQRVSRAEVRVEGRVTGAVARGLLVLVGVAQGDGEDAARLLADKVAALRIFEDDAGKMNRAVAEVGGGVLVVSQFTLLGDARKGNRPSFTAAAPPEAADALYQRFCALLREKGLPVATGVFRAQMEVELVNDGPVTLLLDTQRTF from the coding sequence ATGCGAGCGGTGGTGCAGCGCGTCTCCCGCGCCGAGGTGCGGGTCGAGGGCCGGGTGACCGGGGCGGTGGCCCGCGGGCTCCTCGTCCTCGTCGGCGTGGCGCAGGGCGACGGGGAGGACGCGGCGCGGCTCCTCGCCGACAAGGTGGCGGCGCTCCGCATCTTCGAGGACGATGCCGGCAAGATGAACCGCGCGGTGGCCGAGGTGGGCGGCGGCGTGCTGGTCGTGTCGCAGTTCACGCTCCTCGGCGACGCGCGCAAGGGGAACCGCCCCAGCTTCACCGCGGCGGCGCCGCCCGAGGCGGCCGACGCGCTGTACCAGCGCTTCTGCGCGCTCCTGCGGGAGAAGGGCCTGCCGGTCGCGACGGGCGTCTTCCGGGCCCAGATGGAGGTCGAGCTGGTGAACGACGGGCCGGTGACGCTGCTCCTCGACACGCAGAGGACGTTCTGA
- a CDS encoding arginine N-succinyltransferase, with protein MLLLRDAQKADLGALRALAAELDSVNLPDDERALASIVDHSRRSFAGKIRDPLQRSYVFVLAEPRSGRLVGTSMIIAQHGTRESPCTFFDVSEREHYSSTLDRHFRHRVLSIGYHFDGPTEIGGLVVHPRDRGGAAKPGKQLAFVRFLYLAMHRERFREKVLAELMPPLLPDGRSAFWESCGKRFTGLEYQDADKKSRENKEFIQQLFPPGDIYATLFPPRVQQALGAVGPGTQGVKHMLEALGFRYVDRIDPFDGGPHYEARVEDLTVVRAHRRLRVAAGDLSPRTRAPVRLVAVERPEGKVRFRAVRTALRVRGEEALLPAEARALLEVGPGERVHAIPFD; from the coding sequence ATGCTCCTCCTCCGCGACGCGCAGAAGGCCGACCTCGGGGCGCTCCGCGCGCTGGCGGCCGAGCTCGACTCGGTGAACCTGCCGGACGACGAGCGCGCGCTCGCCTCCATCGTCGACCACAGCCGCAGGAGCTTCGCCGGGAAGATCCGCGACCCGCTGCAGCGCTCGTACGTCTTCGTGCTGGCGGAGCCGCGCTCGGGGCGGCTCGTCGGCACCTCGATGATCATCGCGCAGCACGGCACCCGCGAGTCGCCCTGCACGTTCTTCGACGTCTCGGAGCGGGAGCACTACTCCTCCACGCTCGACCGCCACTTCAGGCACCGCGTCCTCTCCATCGGCTACCACTTCGACGGGCCCACCGAGATCGGCGGCCTGGTGGTGCACCCGCGCGACCGCGGCGGCGCGGCGAAGCCGGGCAAGCAGCTCGCCTTCGTGCGCTTCCTCTACCTCGCCATGCACCGCGAGCGGTTCCGGGAGAAGGTGCTGGCCGAGCTCATGCCGCCCCTGCTCCCCGACGGCCGGAGCGCGTTCTGGGAGTCGTGCGGCAAGCGCTTCACCGGGCTCGAGTACCAGGACGCGGACAAGAAGAGCCGGGAGAACAAGGAGTTCATCCAGCAGCTCTTCCCGCCCGGCGACATCTACGCCACGCTCTTCCCTCCCCGCGTGCAGCAGGCGCTCGGCGCGGTGGGCCCGGGCACGCAGGGCGTGAAGCACATGCTCGAGGCGCTCGGCTTCCGGTACGTGGACCGGATCGACCCGTTCGACGGCGGGCCGCACTACGAGGCGCGGGTCGAGGACCTCACGGTGGTGCGCGCTCACCGCCGGCTCCGGGTGGCCGCGGGCGACCTCTCCCCGCGCACCCGCGCGCCGGTGCGGCTGGTGGCGGTCGAGCGGCCGGAGGGGAAGGTGCGCTTCCGCGCCGTCCGCACCGCCCTGCGCGTCCGCGGGGAGGAGGCGCTCCTCCCGGCCGAGGCGCGGGCGCTGCTCGAGGTGGGGCCCGGCGAGCGGGTGCACGCCATCCCGTTCGACTGA
- a CDS encoding carbon-nitrogen hydrolase family protein encodes MQIALAQVPHPTSFEGGLAEVVRAVAAAAAGGARLVCFPECTLKGMRGTGFPIEPLTEHEHDLGLEQVRNAAAAHRIHVILPTERPWAAAWQNGAYVISDDGSLQGYQTKNQLPPDEEPLFEPGTSRRLFHLDGVPFAVVICHEGWRYPETVRWGAARGAKLVFHPTFCGAPGAWDTAAPRWGESFYEKAMACRAGENHVWFASVNFALPVQECATSVVSPEGRCVAAGPLHEPALVQADVDPAAATGFLAARLAPGRYRED; translated from the coding sequence GTGCAGATCGCCCTGGCGCAGGTCCCGCACCCGACGTCCTTCGAGGGAGGCCTCGCCGAGGTCGTGCGCGCCGTGGCGGCGGCCGCCGCCGGCGGCGCCCGCCTGGTGTGCTTTCCGGAGTGCACCCTGAAGGGGATGCGCGGGACCGGCTTCCCCATCGAGCCGCTCACCGAGCACGAGCACGACCTCGGCCTCGAGCAGGTCCGCAACGCCGCCGCGGCGCACCGGATCCACGTGATCCTGCCCACCGAGCGCCCCTGGGCGGCGGCCTGGCAGAACGGTGCGTACGTGATCTCCGACGACGGCTCGCTCCAGGGCTACCAGACGAAGAACCAGCTCCCGCCCGACGAGGAGCCCCTCTTCGAGCCCGGGACGAGCCGGCGCCTGTTCCACCTCGACGGCGTGCCCTTCGCCGTCGTCATCTGCCACGAGGGCTGGCGCTACCCGGAGACCGTGCGCTGGGGGGCCGCGCGCGGGGCCAAGCTCGTCTTCCACCCCACCTTCTGCGGCGCGCCCGGCGCGTGGGACACCGCCGCGCCGCGGTGGGGCGAGAGCTTCTACGAGAAGGCGATGGCCTGCCGCGCCGGCGAGAACCACGTCTGGTTCGCGAGCGTCAACTTCGCCCTGCCGGTGCAGGAGTGCGCGACGAGCGTGGTGTCGCCCGAGGGCCGCTGCGTGGCGGCGGGGCCGCTCCACGAGCCGGCGCTGGTGCAGGCCGACGTCGATCCCGCGGCCGCGACCGGCTTCCTGGCCGCGCGGCTCGCGCCCGGGCGGTACCGGGAGGACTGA
- a CDS encoding phenylacetate--CoA ligase family protein, with the protein MSAPRLRPSRILDPALEQQSPAAREAYLAERLRATVAHAAAASPAFQRRLAAANLAAGDLRGPADLARLPPLRKDALPGLQAGDPPFGGLLAVAPGALARVFMSPGPIYDPEGDGADFWRFRHALAAAGFRAGEIAHNAASYHLTPLGFMLDAAARALGCAVIPAGVGQTELQVKVAAHLGATAYLGTPSFLYALLGKARELGTPLRFETAFVLAEMLPESLRAELEGEFGVRVLQGYGTADLGCLAYECPEKGGWHLHPECLVEVLDLETGQPAAPGQPGEVVATLFDPVYPLVRLGTGDLAALAPEAPCPCGRTAPKLAGLLGRLGDAVKVKGMFVRGGELAAALQKFPEVKRFQAVVTREQHQDHLAYDVELSAPAGDEPALAARIGEALREAVKVRGEVRFVPPGAIPEGAKRVDDRRVWK; encoded by the coding sequence ATGAGCGCACCCAGGCTCCGCCCCTCCCGCATCCTCGACCCCGCGCTCGAGCAGCAGTCCCCCGCCGCGCGCGAGGCCTACCTCGCGGAGCGCCTCCGCGCCACGGTGGCCCACGCCGCCGCCGCCTCGCCCGCCTTCCAGCGCAGGCTGGCGGCGGCGAACCTCGCCGCCGGCGACCTCCGCGGCCCGGCCGACCTCGCGAGGCTCCCGCCGCTCCGCAAGGACGCGCTCCCGGGGCTCCAGGCCGGGGACCCGCCCTTCGGCGGCCTGCTCGCGGTCGCGCCCGGCGCGCTCGCCCGGGTGTTCATGTCGCCCGGACCCATCTACGACCCGGAGGGCGACGGCGCGGACTTCTGGCGCTTCCGCCACGCGCTCGCCGCCGCCGGCTTCCGGGCGGGCGAGATCGCCCACAACGCCGCCTCGTACCACCTCACGCCGCTCGGCTTCATGCTCGACGCGGCGGCGCGGGCGCTCGGCTGCGCCGTCATCCCCGCCGGCGTGGGGCAGACCGAGCTGCAGGTGAAGGTGGCGGCGCACCTGGGCGCCACCGCCTACCTCGGCACCCCGAGCTTCCTCTACGCGCTGCTCGGCAAGGCGCGTGAGCTGGGGACGCCGCTCCGCTTCGAGACCGCCTTCGTGCTGGCCGAGATGCTGCCGGAGTCCCTGCGCGCCGAGCTGGAGGGCGAGTTCGGGGTGCGGGTGCTGCAGGGCTACGGCACCGCCGACCTCGGCTGCCTCGCCTACGAGTGCCCGGAGAAGGGCGGCTGGCACCTTCACCCAGAGTGCCTGGTGGAGGTGCTCGACCTCGAGACCGGCCAGCCCGCCGCGCCGGGCCAGCCGGGCGAGGTGGTGGCCACGCTGTTCGACCCGGTGTACCCGCTCGTCCGGCTCGGCACCGGCGACCTGGCCGCGCTGGCGCCCGAGGCGCCGTGCCCGTGCGGCCGCACCGCCCCCAAGCTCGCGGGGCTGCTCGGCCGCCTCGGCGACGCGGTCAAGGTGAAGGGGATGTTCGTCCGCGGCGGCGAGCTCGCGGCCGCGCTGCAGAAGTTCCCCGAGGTGAAGCGCTTCCAGGCGGTGGTCACCCGCGAGCAGCACCAGGACCACCTCGCCTACGACGTGGAGCTCTCGGCCCCCGCCGGGGACGAGCCCGCCCTGGCGGCGCGCATCGGCGAGGCGCTGCGCGAGGCGGTCAAGGTGCGCGGCGAGGTGCGCTTCGTGCCGCCGGGCGCCATCCCCGAGGGCGCGAAGCGAGTGGACGACCGGCGGGTGTGGAAGTGA